A section of the Humulus lupulus chromosome 2, drHumLupu1.1, whole genome shotgun sequence genome encodes:
- the LOC133819155 gene encoding ATP sulfurylase 1, chloroplastic-like — protein MASMATLFAKTPYPSHALPKTFNTHFTPSLKVSFSRCSGSRAGRRLRVSCGLIEPDGGKLVELFVDESLRREKKKEGLDLPRINLSRIDLQWVHVLSEGWASPLRGFMRESEFLQTLHFNSLRLDDGSAVNMSVPIVLAIDDSQKRRIGESTRVALVDSDDQLVAILKDIEIYKHHKEERIARTWGTTAPGLPYVDQAITNAGNWLIGGDLEVLEPIKYHDGLDRFRFSPAELREEFTKRNADAVFAFQLRNPVHNGHALLMTDTRRRLLEMGYKNPILLLHPLGGYTKADDVPLSWRMKQHEKVLEDGVLDPETTVVSIFPSPMHYAGPTEVQWHAKARINAGANFYIVGRDPAGMGHPIEKRDLYDADHGKKVLSMAPGLERLNILPFKVAAYDKTQGKMAFFDPSRHQDFIFISGTKMRTLARNKENPPEGFMCPGGWQVLVEYYDSLAVPAENSKVIPEAVPA, from the exons ATGGCGTCCATGGCGACCCTTTTCGCCAAAACTCCGTACCCATCTCATGCTCTCCCCAAAACCTTCAATACCCATTTCACGCCAAGTCTCAAAGTTTCCTTTTCCCGTTGTTCCGGGTCCCGGGCTGGGAGGAGGCTCCGGGTTTCCTGCGGTTTGATCGAACCGGACGGTGGGAAGCTCGTGGAGCTCTTCGTTGACGAGTCTCTGaggagagagaagaagaaagaaggtcTGGACTTGCCCAGAATCAATCTCTCCCGGATCGATCTCCAATGGGTCCATGTACTCAGCGAAGGTTGGGCCAGCCCTCTTCGTGGGTTCATGAGAGAATCCGAGTTCCTCCAAACGCTTCATTTCAACTCGCTCCGACTCGATGACGGGTCGGCAGTGAACATGTCGGTGCCGATTGTTTTGGCCATCGACGATTCGCAGAAACGCCGTATTGGCGAGTCGACCCGAGTTGCTCTTGTTGACTCGGACGATCAACTGGTGGCGATTCTTAAAGA TATTGAGATCTACAAACACCATAAAGAAGAACGGATAGCAAGAACTTGGGGAACCACCGCCCCTGGCTTGCCTTATGTTGATCAAGCTATAACCAATGCTGGGAATTGGTTGATTGGGGGTGATCTTGAGGTTTTAGAACCCATCAAGTACCATGATGGCCTTGATCGATTTCGGTTCTCTCCTGCTGAACTACGTGAGGAATTCACAAAGCGCAATGCTGATGCTGTGTTTGCTTTCCAGCTTCGAAATCCTGTGCACAATGGCCATGCTTTGCTGATGACTGATACCCGTCGCCGGCTTCTGGAGATGGGTTACAAGAATCCTATCCTCTTGCTCCATCCTTTGGGAGGCTATACTAAGGCGGATGATGTTCCACTTAGTTGGCGAATGAAGCAACACGAAAAG GTTTTGGAGGATGGTGTTCTTGATCCAGAGACGACTGTGGTTTCCATATTCCCCTCTCCAATGCACTATGCTGGCCCAACTGAGGTGCAGTGGCATGCAAAGGCCAGAATAAACGCAGGGGCAAACTTTTACATCGTTGGTCGTGACCCCGCTGGTATGGGACATCCGATTGAGAAAAGAGATCTATATGATGCTGACCATGGAAAGAAAGTATTGAGCATGGCACCTGGACTGGAGCGGCTTAACATTCTTCCCTTTAAG GTTGCTGCGTATGACAAAACTCAAGGAAAAATGGCCTTCTTTGATCCATCAAGACATCAGGACTTCATCTTCATATCCGGCACCAAG ATGCGGACACTTGCGAGGAACAAAGAGAATCCACCAGAAGGTTTTATGTGTCCTGGTGGTTGGCAAGTGCTGGTTGAATACTATGATAGTTTGGCAGTTCCCGCAGAGAACAGCAAAGTCATCCCGGAAGCTGTTCCAGCTTAG